The Desulfomicrobium orale DSM 12838 genome includes a window with the following:
- a CDS encoding CarD family transcriptional regulator: MFSLDELVVYPAQGVGKIERIETQEIGGVPTELIIVRILSNNVTLMVPVKTAQNVGLRGIYTAEQGREILLYLQDRSDFTGYSGQNWNRRYREYSEKLKSSNLRDVAYVLKELILIGKDKELSFGERRLLEQAMGLISLELSFALGQEQAEVKKSIEARFADILRKESADDAAEAEEE, encoded by the coding sequence TTGTCGTCTACCCCGCGCAGGGGGTCGGTAAGATCGAACGGATCGAAACTCAGGAGATAGGCGGGGTACCCACGGAACTGATCATCGTCCGCATTCTGAGCAACAACGTGACGCTGATGGTGCCCGTCAAGACCGCGCAAAATGTCGGCCTGCGGGGCATATACACTGCCGAGCAGGGCAGGGAGATTCTTCTTTACCTTCAGGATCGCTCCGATTTCACCGGCTATTCCGGTCAGAACTGGAACCGGCGGTATCGTGAGTATTCCGAAAAACTCAAAAGCAGCAATCTGCGTGATGTGGCCTACGTGCTGAAGGAGCTGATCCTCATCGGCAAGGACAAGGAGCTGTCTTTTGGGGAGCGCCGTCTGCTGGAGCAGGCCATGGGGCTTATTTCTCTGGAACTTTCCTTTGCCCTGGGCCAGGAGCAGGCCGAGGTGAAGAAATCCATCGAGGCGCGTTTCGCGGATATTCTGCGTAAGGAAAGCGCCGACGATGCTGCGGAAGCGGAAGAGGAGTAG
- a CDS encoding IS5 family transposase, whose protein sequence is MDDRCNPPQGASNRRQFAQKGALSRCIGRTKGGLNSKLHALCDGHGRPLAMTLTEGQVSDYKGAALLVDAIDALPEARELLADRGYDADWFRDALCARGITPCIPPSRSRKRPCPYDKDLYKQRHKIEIMFGRIKDWRRIAMRYDRCAHTFFSALCLAASVIFYLN, encoded by the coding sequence ATTGATGATCGATGCAACCCACCTCAAGGCGCATCGAACCGCCGCCAGTTTGCTCAAAAAGGGGCTCTTTCCCGCTGCATCGGACGCACAAAGGGCGGTCTGAACTCCAAACTCCATGCCCTTTGCGACGGCCACGGCAGGCCTCTGGCCATGACGCTCACAGAAGGCCAGGTGAGCGACTACAAAGGAGCCGCCCTGCTTGTGGACGCCATAGATGCTTTGCCTGAGGCCAGGGAGCTTCTGGCGGACCGTGGTTACGACGCCGACTGGTTCCGTGACGCCCTGTGCGCCAGAGGCATTACGCCCTGCATCCCGCCCAGCAGGAGCCGGAAGAGACCCTGCCCGTACGATAAAGATCTGTATAAACAGCGGCACAAGATCGAGATCATGTTTGGCAGGATCAAGGACTGGCGCAGAATAGCCATGCGTTATGACCGCTGCGCGCATACCTTCTTTTCAGCTCTGTGCCTCGCGGCTTCCGTCATTTTCTATCTCAATTAA
- a CDS encoding IS5 family transposase, with protein sequence MSQLFYLSAEQLERIKPFFPRSHGIPRVDDRKVISGIIYVIKHGLQWKDAPREYGPYKTLYNRFLRWSRMGVFNNIFTELAKTAGKDGRLMIDATHLKAHRTAASLLKKGLFPAASDAQRAV encoded by the coding sequence ATGAGCCAACTTTTCTACCTTTCTGCCGAACAACTGGAGCGTATCAAGCCCTTCTTTCCACGTTCACATGGTATTCCGCGGGTCGATGACCGGAAAGTCATAAGCGGCATCATTTATGTCATCAAACATGGCCTGCAGTGGAAAGACGCGCCGCGCGAGTATGGCCCGTACAAGACGCTGTACAATCGTTTTTTGCGTTGGAGCCGGATGGGCGTCTTCAACAATATTTTTACCGAATTGGCAAAAACAGCGGGAAAAGATGGACGATTGATGATCGATGCAACCCACCTCAAGGCGCATCGAACCGCCGCCAGTTTGCTCAAAAAGGGGCTCTTTCCCGCTGCATCGGACGCACAAAGGGCGGTCTGA
- the rho gene encoding transcription termination factor Rho yields MNLSELKTKSMPELMDIASGYQIENLSGLRKQELIFALLQACASQNGSIFGEGVLEILPDGFGFLRSPMYSYMPGPDDIYVSPSQIRRFGLRTGDVISGQIRPPKEGERYFALLRVKEICFREPEEAKKIVLFDNLTPIYPDQQFRLENGDKNYSARIMDLMTPIGMGQRGLIVAPPRTGKTMLLQTIANSISVNHPDAYLIVLLIDERPEEVTDMERTVKAEVISSTFDEPPQRHVQVAEMVLEKAKRLVERKVDVVILLDSITRLGRAYNATTPSSGRVLSGGLDANALQRPKRFFGAARNIEEGGSLTIISTALIDTGSRMDEVIFEEFKGTGNADIYLDRHLSDKRVFPAIDLNRSGTRKEDLLLDPDVLNKVWILRRVMAPMNSVDSMDFLLDKMRGTKSNKDFLEVMNS; encoded by the coding sequence ATGAATCTGTCCGAGTTGAAAACCAAGTCCATGCCGGAGCTCATGGACATCGCCAGCGGGTATCAGATCGAGAATCTGAGCGGGCTGCGCAAACAGGAGCTGATTTTCGCGTTGCTGCAGGCCTGTGCCTCCCAGAACGGCTCCATTTTCGGGGAGGGAGTGCTTGAAATTCTGCCCGACGGCTTTGGTTTTCTGCGTTCGCCCATGTACAGCTACATGCCCGGTCCGGACGATATTTATGTCTCGCCGTCGCAGATCAGGCGTTTCGGTCTGCGTACGGGGGATGTCATTTCAGGACAGATTCGCCCTCCCAAGGAAGGCGAGCGCTATTTTGCTCTGCTCAGAGTCAAGGAAATCTGTTTTCGCGAGCCTGAGGAGGCCAAGAAAATAGTCCTCTTTGACAACCTGACACCCATCTATCCGGATCAGCAGTTCCGGCTGGAAAACGGCGACAAGAATTATTCCGCCCGGATCATGGACCTCATGACGCCCATCGGCATGGGCCAGCGCGGCCTCATCGTGGCGCCGCCCCGCACCGGCAAGACCATGCTCCTGCAGACCATCGCCAACTCCATCAGCGTCAACCACCCTGATGCCTATCTTATCGTGCTGCTCATCGACGAACGACCCGAAGAAGTCACGGACATGGAGCGCACGGTCAAGGCCGAGGTCATCAGCTCCACATTCGATGAACCGCCCCAGCGCCATGTGCAGGTGGCCGAAATGGTGCTGGAAAAGGCCAAACGCCTGGTGGAGCGCAAGGTGGACGTGGTCATTCTGCTCGATTCCATCACCCGCCTGGGCCGGGCCTACAACGCCACCACGCCGTCATCGGGCCGGGTGCTGTCCGGCGGTCTGGACGCCAATGCCCTGCAGCGGCCCAAGCGCTTTTTCGGCGCGGCCCGGAACATCGAGGAAGGCGGCAGCCTGACCATCATCTCCACGGCCCTCATCGACACGGGGTCGCGCATGGATGAAGTCATTTTCGAGGAATTCAAGGGTACGGGCAACGCGGACATCTATCTGGACCGCCATCTTTCGGACAAACGGGTGTTCCCGGCCATCGACCTGAACCGCTCCGGCACGCGCAAGGAAGACCTGCTGCTCGATCCCGACGTGCTGAACAAGGTCTGGATTCTGCGCCGGGTCATGGCCCCCATGAACTCCGTGGACAGCATGGACTTTCTGCTGGACAAGATGCGCGGCACCAAGAGCAACAAGGATTTTCTGGAAGTGATGAACTCCTGA
- the nadE gene encoding NAD(+) synthase produces the protein MTLPRMNCPRDDDYALWLELLEVKASGRLLDALGDFLRDYLRFSGRKLYVLGLSGGIDSSFLAALLHSRGIPYLGFVLPVATNSPEEIDRGRRVCEAYASPPGHLRLSCLHDFSAVYDRISSAFSDICGSSSALAEGNIKARIRMLFLYHVAHLHAGCVLGTDQLDELLTGFWTLHGDVGDVSPIQLIPKTAEYELARLLCLHLDDPAPLQAAIEAVPTDGLGISSSDLEQLEVDSYAALEELFREYFWLCLRAQVHEPGPKERQRRAELERTGPVRRFLHSGHKRAGTVLADPRVAG, from the coding sequence GTGACTCTGCCCCGCATGAATTGTCCGCGCGACGACGACTACGCGCTCTGGCTGGAACTTCTGGAAGTGAAAGCTTCCGGGCGGCTTCTGGACGCTCTGGGCGATTTCCTGCGGGATTACCTGCGCTTCTCCGGGCGGAAGCTGTACGTACTCGGTCTGTCCGGCGGGATCGATTCTTCCTTTCTGGCGGCCCTGCTCCACTCCCGGGGCATTCCCTATCTGGGTTTCGTGCTGCCTGTTGCCACCAATTCGCCGGAAGAGATCGACCGGGGGCGGCGTGTCTGCGAGGCCTATGCCAGTCCGCCCGGACATCTCCGCCTTTCCTGCCTGCATGATTTCTCCGCCGTATACGACCGGATTTCATCCGCGTTCTCGGATATCTGCGGCAGCTCGTCCGCTCTGGCCGAAGGCAATATCAAGGCCCGGATCAGAATGCTTTTTCTTTACCATGTGGCGCATCTGCACGCAGGTTGCGTTCTGGGTACGGATCAGCTGGACGAACTGCTCACCGGATTCTGGACCCTGCACGGCGATGTGGGTGACGTCAGTCCCATACAGCTCATCCCCAAAACCGCGGAATACGAACTGGCCCGCCTGCTCTGCCTGCATCTGGACGATCCGGCGCCCCTCCAGGCGGCCATCGAGGCCGTGCCCACGGACGGCCTGGGTATCAGCTCCTCGGATTTGGAGCAGCTGGAAGTGGACTCCTATGCCGCCCTGGAGGAGCTTTTCCGTGAATATTTCTGGCTTTGCCTGCGGGCCCAGGTGCATGAGCCCGGCCCGAAAGAGCGGCAGCGCCGCGCCGAACTCGAACGGACCGGACCCGTGCGCCGCTTTTTGCACAGCGGGCATAAGCGTGCCGGAACGGTTCTGGCCGATCCGAGGGTAGCCGGATGA
- a CDS encoding M48 family metallopeptidase, producing the protein MFLPARMFAGFGEFTIRDELELARKFDLVIETRFPVVHDPQITGYVRSLVDRLVAAMPPQPFPIKVTVVRNGSMNAFASAAGHITVFTGLMANLDGEDELASVIAHELAHVSERHIAKSIEKNQLIGAGSLLGILAGVLVGSQTKGDGGEALAIGAMAGSRALQLQYSRQNEREADQYGLDFLVAAGFSPRGMVDAFGKIRRLQWLGGGGNVPSYLTTHPGMDERVVYMQERIARLPLSVRERASDNAAFLRAKALVLAWYTDPNTAIAIFSAESHPYPACTAFLGEAIARSRLKQSEAARAGFGKALACGGDDALWKREYGRFAFEYGALRDAAQALQEAVLRAPDDLFALFFYARAMGEQGNHAAAIGALERVAKAVPRDAEVLENLGRQQAAQGMQFEAHLNYAKAFAYRRQFRKYAFHLEKAEALARTEEQRTAVSRAREEVDEYREILAG; encoded by the coding sequence ATGTTTCTTCCGGCGCGCATGTTCGCCGGATTCGGGGAGTTCACCATCCGGGACGAGCTGGAGCTGGCCCGGAAATTCGACCTGGTCATCGAAACACGTTTTCCCGTGGTGCACGACCCGCAGATCACCGGCTACGTGCGCTCTCTGGTGGACCGGCTGGTGGCGGCCATGCCGCCGCAGCCCTTTCCCATCAAGGTGACCGTGGTCAGAAATGGTTCCATGAACGCCTTCGCTTCCGCGGCCGGGCATATCACCGTCTTCACTGGCCTGATGGCCAATCTGGACGGGGAAGACGAGCTGGCCAGCGTCATCGCCCATGAACTGGCCCACGTTTCCGAGCGGCATATCGCCAAATCCATCGAAAAAAATCAGCTTATCGGTGCGGGCTCCCTGCTGGGCATTCTGGCCGGGGTGCTGGTTGGCTCCCAGACCAAGGGAGACGGCGGAGAAGCTCTGGCCATAGGTGCCATGGCCGGTTCGCGCGCCCTGCAATTGCAGTATTCCCGCCAGAACGAGCGTGAGGCGGACCAGTATGGTCTGGACTTCCTCGTGGCGGCGGGTTTTTCCCCTCGGGGCATGGTCGATGCTTTCGGGAAGATCCGCAGACTGCAATGGCTGGGCGGCGGGGGAAACGTCCCTTCGTACCTGACCACGCATCCGGGCATGGACGAGCGCGTGGTGTACATGCAGGAGCGCATCGCCCGCCTGCCGCTGTCCGTCAGGGAACGCGCATCGGACAATGCCGCTTTTCTGCGGGCCAAGGCCCTGGTGCTGGCCTGGTATACGGATCCCAATACAGCCATCGCCATCTTTTCCGCCGAATCCCATCCATACCCTGCCTGCACCGCTTTTCTGGGCGAGGCCATTGCACGCAGCCGCCTGAAGCAGAGCGAGGCGGCCAGAGCCGGATTCGGGAAGGCGCTGGCCTGCGGCGGGGACGACGCGTTGTGGAAGCGCGAATACGGGCGGTTCGCCTTCGAGTACGGGGCCTTGAGGGATGCCGCTCAGGCTCTGCAGGAGGCGGTTTTGCGCGCGCCGGACGATCTTTTCGCCCTGTTTTTTTACGCCAGGGCCATGGGCGAGCAGGGAAATCACGCGGCGGCCATCGGGGCTCTGGAGCGCGTGGCCAAAGCTGTGCCAAGGGACGCTGAAGTGCTGGAAAATCTGGGCCGCCAGCAGGCTGCCCAGGGCATGCAGTTCGAGGCCCATCTGAATTACGCCAAGGCCTTTGCCTACAGACGGCAGTTCAGAAAATACGCGTTTCATCTGGAGAAGGCCGAAGCCCTGGCCCGCACGGAGGAACAGCGGACCGCTGTTTCGCGCGCCCGGGAGGAAGTGGACGAGTACCGGGAAATTTTGGCCGGCTGA
- the yajC gene encoding preprotein translocase subunit YajC → MFFANIAHAMGQAPADAGAQPGGPLMTFMPLILMFVIFYFLLIRPQQKKQKEHRQMLDALGRGDRVVTAGGLYGQVVEAREDVLTVDLGNNVQVQVGRAFISGKLAPEGDKVKDKDKDKKK, encoded by the coding sequence ATGTTTTTTGCCAATATCGCCCATGCCATGGGACAGGCTCCGGCCGATGCGGGCGCGCAGCCCGGCGGACCGCTCATGACGTTCATGCCGCTCATTTTGATGTTCGTGATCTTCTATTTTCTGCTCATCCGTCCGCAGCAGAAAAAGCAGAAGGAGCACAGGCAGATGCTGGATGCCCTGGGCCGCGGAGACCGTGTGGTCACGGCGGGCGGGCTTTACGGCCAGGTGGTGGAAGCCAGGGAAGACGTGCTGACCGTCGACCTGGGCAATAATGTTCAGGTGCAGGTCGGCCGGGCCTTTATTTCCGGGAAGCTTGCCCCTGAAGGGGACAAGGTCAAGGATAAAGACAAGGACAAGAAGAAATAG
- the secD gene encoding protein translocase subunit SecD: MGSLRWRAILAAAVVLVALVYFLPSVPAVRHSSLGALLPSQEISLGLDLKGGIHLTLGVDLDTALVNAVTSMGQDIRAEAREKKITILRPKAVGTRQLEFVLLKAEQQKELDDLLRGRFGSMEVRSREEAGNGQLKYTLEVTDEHAKYLEGLTMDQALKTIRNRIDQFGVAEPDIRKQQDNRIIVQLPGLDDPKRAISIIGRTAHLEFKLVDEGADVQAAAAGQVPPGSELMQMQSRRGGTETSTPIVVKSEAVLTGEYITDANVQFDSYGQAYVGMSFNARGARVFEEVTGANVKKRLAIVLDDSVYSAPVIQDRISGGRASITGQFTTEEAHDLAVVLRAGSLPAPVNILEERTVGPSLGQESIDKGFMAACIGGVMVVLFMILYYRRAGVIAAFAIVLDILLIMAGLAAFGATLTLPGIAGIILTLGMAVDANVLIYERIREELRAGESVPTAIDNGFSRATITIFDSNLTTVIAAVILYQFGTGPVRGFAVTLTLGILASMFTAIFVSRIFFDSWLARRLPGTQPSI; this comes from the coding sequence ATGGGTAGTTTGCGTTGGAGGGCGATCCTTGCCGCCGCGGTGGTGCTTGTGGCTCTGGTGTATTTTCTGCCTTCGGTTCCAGCGGTTCGCCATTCTTCTCTGGGCGCGCTCCTGCCGTCCCAGGAGATCAGCCTGGGGCTCGATCTGAAAGGCGGCATCCATCTGACTCTGGGCGTGGATCTGGACACGGCCCTGGTCAATGCCGTGACCAGCATGGGCCAAGATATCCGGGCCGAGGCCAGGGAGAAGAAGATCACGATTCTGCGGCCCAAGGCGGTGGGAACGCGGCAGCTTGAATTTGTCCTGCTCAAGGCGGAACAGCAGAAGGAACTGGATGACCTGCTGCGCGGGCGTTTCGGCAGCATGGAAGTCAGATCGCGGGAAGAGGCCGGTAACGGCCAGCTCAAGTACACGCTGGAAGTGACGGACGAGCATGCCAAATATCTCGAGGGTCTGACCATGGATCAGGCTCTGAAGACCATCAGAAACCGCATCGACCAGTTCGGCGTGGCCGAGCCGGACATCCGCAAGCAGCAGGACAACCGCATCATCGTGCAGCTCCCCGGTCTGGACGACCCCAAGCGGGCCATCAGCATCATAGGACGCACTGCGCACCTGGAGTTCAAGCTGGTGGATGAGGGTGCGGATGTTCAGGCCGCCGCGGCTGGACAGGTGCCCCCCGGAAGCGAACTGATGCAGATGCAGTCCAGGCGGGGCGGGACGGAGACCAGCACGCCCATCGTGGTCAAGTCGGAAGCGGTGCTCACGGGCGAGTACATCACCGACGCCAATGTTCAGTTCGATTCGTACGGCCAGGCTTATGTGGGCATGTCTTTCAATGCGCGCGGCGCGCGCGTGTTTGAGGAAGTGACCGGGGCCAATGTGAAGAAACGCCTGGCCATCGTGCTTGACGACTCCGTATATTCCGCACCGGTCATTCAGGACCGCATCAGCGGCGGCCGGGCCTCCATCACCGGCCAGTTCACCACCGAAGAGGCGCACGATCTGGCCGTCGTGCTGCGGGCCGGCTCCCTGCCCGCGCCGGTGAATATTCTGGAGGAGCGCACCGTCGGCCCGTCCCTGGGGCAGGAATCCATCGACAAGGGATTCATGGCCGCGTGCATCGGCGGCGTGATGGTCGTGTTGTTCATGATACTCTATTACCGCCGGGCAGGCGTCATCGCCGCCTTTGCCATCGTGCTCGACATCCTGCTGATCATGGCCGGACTGGCGGCCTTCGGCGCTACTCTGACGCTGCCGGGCATCGCCGGTATCATCCTGACCCTGGGCATGGCCGTCGATGCCAATGTGCTCATCTACGAGCGCATCCGCGAGGAACTGCGCGCGGGTGAATCCGTGCCCACGGCCATCGACAACGGCTTTTCGCGGGCCACCATTACTATTTTTGACTCCAACCTGACCACGGTCATTGCCGCCGTTATTTTGTACCAGTTCGGCACCGGGCCGGTACGCGGCTTCGCCGTGACTCTGACCCTGGGTATTTTGGCCTCCATGTTCACGGCCATTTTCGTTTCGCGTATCTTTTTCGACTCTTGGCTGGCCAGAAGGCTGCCCGGAACCCAACCGAGTATTTGA
- the secF gene encoding protein translocase subunit SecF, with protein sequence MSFELIRPGTTIDFVGMRRYAYAFSAVLLLVGGLSLLFKGGPTYGVDFAGGFNVQIQFSKAVDLGVLRKHLENPALPGLVIQNFGDVEDHQMLLRASFADQSANQVREAIEQGLGSLPDTSYEIQRLEMVGPKVGADLREKALQAIFYAVLLIATYVSGRFEQKWMVSGLMAAALASVVYVLELLHAPMSFSVVAATVVTLVLCAVLRLKYALGAMVSLVHDVMIPLGIFSLLNKEVDLTIIAALLTIVGYSLNDTIIIYDRIRENLRAKVAPTLNEVINNSVNQTLSRTVITSGTTFMAVLALYIFGGAVIHDFALAMLIGVVFGTYSSIFVGAPVLALFKPKAEEPERGVATTA encoded by the coding sequence ATGTCCTTTGAACTTATCAGACCCGGCACCACAATAGATTTCGTCGGCATGCGCCGGTACGCTTATGCGTTTTCGGCGGTTCTGCTCCTCGTGGGAGGCCTTTCCCTGCTCTTCAAAGGCGGGCCGACCTATGGCGTCGATTTCGCCGGCGGTTTCAACGTGCAGATTCAGTTCAGCAAGGCCGTGGACCTGGGCGTGCTGCGCAAGCATCTGGAAAACCCGGCCCTGCCGGGGCTGGTCATTCAGAATTTCGGTGATGTCGAAGACCACCAGATGCTGCTCAGGGCCTCCTTCGCGGACCAGAGCGCCAATCAGGTCCGCGAGGCCATCGAACAGGGGCTCGGCTCTCTCCCCGACACCTCCTATGAGATTCAGCGCCTGGAAATGGTCGGTCCCAAGGTAGGCGCCGATCTGCGTGAAAAGGCCCTGCAGGCGATTTTTTATGCCGTTCTGCTCATCGCCACCTATGTTTCCGGCCGGTTTGAGCAGAAATGGATGGTATCCGGGCTCATGGCGGCGGCTTTGGCTTCCGTGGTCTATGTGCTGGAACTGCTGCACGCGCCCATGAGTTTTTCCGTGGTGGCGGCCACTGTGGTCACCCTTGTACTGTGTGCGGTGCTGCGGCTCAAGTACGCTCTGGGTGCCATGGTTTCTCTGGTGCATGACGTCATGATTCCGCTTGGGATTTTTTCGCTTCTGAACAAGGAAGTGGACCTGACCATCATCGCTGCGCTTCTGACCATCGTGGGATATTCTCTGAACGATACGATCATCATTTATGACCGCATCCGTGAAAACCTGCGGGCCAAGGTCGCGCCGACCCTGAACGAGGTCATCAACAACTCCGTGAACCAGACCCTGTCGCGGACGGTTATCACTTCTGGCACCACGTTCATGGCCGTACTTGCTCTGTATATCTTCGGTGGCGCCGTGATTCACGACTTCGCCTTGGCCATGCTGATCGGCGTGGTGTTTGGAACGTATTCCTCCATTTTTGTCGGCGCGCCAGTTCTGGCCCTGTTCAAACCCAAGGCCGAGGAGCCCGAAAGAGGAGTAGCAACCACTGCCTGA
- a CDS encoding sulfite exporter TauE/SafE family protein produces MTDNAKPSAAAATGSRLQQAIAKAPTGTEQGQVNMSSPAGFLGIPGGPQVNLILALVWAIWVGWIFSTVGAFGGVMAGVGHMSIFGLGAYAKGFKGTAPELNKTLTDSIRASNQFLVGLSALISSINYGRMGRLVLPLGLALGVGSLLGAWGSATLTAGKVSFSQYQGYFGLFVLLLGCYLLWETSPAGQASKKKAKAAAQAFEAAVKNQKTGGAPAPAGVKILGASLARIRFTFCGVEFSFNPLLPVIGGIVIAAVAAFLGVGGGFMLVPFLTSITQLPMYLAAGTSALAVLVSMITSIVTLMTKGVPVDWALVGTEMVGIAIGSVVGPHTSKYFSDKWLKRLFIVLAFYVGIDYVLRGFFHYRIFG; encoded by the coding sequence ATGACGGATAATGCCAAGCCTTCCGCCGCTGCGGCTACCGGGTCAAGGCTGCAGCAGGCCATTGCCAAGGCTCCTACGGGCACGGAGCAAGGGCAGGTGAATATGTCCAGCCCGGCAGGTTTTCTGGGTATTCCCGGGGGGCCGCAGGTCAATCTCATTCTGGCCCTGGTCTGGGCGATCTGGGTTGGCTGGATTTTTTCCACCGTGGGTGCTTTTGGCGGCGTCATGGCCGGTGTGGGGCATATGAGCATCTTCGGCCTCGGCGCATACGCCAAAGGTTTCAAAGGCACGGCTCCTGAACTCAACAAGACCCTCACCGACTCCATTCGTGCGTCCAACCAGTTTCTGGTGGGTCTCTCGGCCCTGATTTCCTCCATTAACTACGGCAGGATGGGCCGCTTGGTACTGCCTCTCGGCCTGGCTCTGGGAGTGGGTTCCCTGCTCGGAGCCTGGGGTTCTGCGACACTGACGGCCGGAAAAGTCTCTTTCTCTCAGTATCAGGGATATTTCGGGCTTTTTGTGTTGCTGCTCGGTTGCTATCTGCTCTGGGAAACCTCTCCGGCGGGCCAGGCCAGCAAGAAGAAGGCTAAGGCTGCGGCTCAGGCTTTCGAGGCTGCGGTCAAGAATCAGAAAACGGGTGGAGCGCCCGCTCCGGCCGGAGTGAAAATTCTCGGTGCGAGCCTGGCCAGGATCCGCTTTACCTTTTGCGGAGTGGAATTCAGCTTCAATCCCCTGCTCCCTGTCATCGGCGGCATCGTCATTGCCGCCGTGGCCGCCTTCCTCGGCGTGGGCGGCGGGTTCATGCTGGTGCCCTTTCTGACCAGCATCACGCAACTGCCCATGTATCTTGCCGCAGGAACTTCTGCACTGGCCGTACTGGTCAGCATGATCACCAGTATCGTCACTCTTATGACAAAAGGAGTTCCCGTAGATTGGGCGCTCGTCGGAACAGAAATGGTGGGCATAGCTATTGGCTCTGTCGTTGGACCTCATACATCCAAGTATTTTTCGGACAAGTGGCTGAAGCGTCTGTTCATTGTTTTGGCTTTCTATGTCGGTATAGACTATGTGCTGAGAGGATTTTTCCATTACAGGATATTCGGATAA
- a CDS encoding split-Soret cytochrome c, translating to MSLTRRAMLGALGGLAVGGTVASVVGTGIAAAPENASPAKTGRFEQVGGDFGWKPHKLDARVCAPVAYDGYWHKGYACGYGTFYGIIGMLGEQYGAPYNQFPFTMLEANKGGISDWGTICGALYGAVAAFALFWPRKERNAMVDELFRWYEKTKLPIYNPGDAAKGVKGEIPSNASESVLCHISVARWCYEHKKENGSKERSERCGRITADVTTKAIEIINAKIDAGESWKGAYPKQESVAYCGECHSKGKDADIQKGNMDCTPCHGGSEHVQNKFKDHP from the coding sequence ATGAGCCTGACAAGAAGAGCGATGCTTGGGGCACTGGGCGGGCTTGCTGTGGGTGGAACTGTAGCCTCCGTTGTAGGGACGGGTATTGCCGCGGCTCCTGAAAATGCTTCTCCGGCCAAAACGGGACGTTTTGAGCAGGTCGGTGGGGATTTCGGATGGAAGCCGCATAAACTGGATGCGCGTGTCTGTGCGCCGGTGGCCTATGACGGCTACTGGCATAAAGGTTATGCGTGCGGGTACGGAACTTTCTACGGCATTATCGGTATGCTGGGAGAACAGTACGGCGCGCCGTACAATCAGTTCCCTTTCACCATGCTCGAAGCGAACAAGGGGGGTATTTCCGATTGGGGCACCATCTGTGGAGCGCTGTACGGGGCGGTTGCCGCTTTCGCGCTGTTCTGGCCCCGCAAGGAGCGTAATGCGATGGTTGATGAATTGTTCAGATGGTATGAGAAAACCAAACTGCCGATCTACAATCCGGGGGATGCCGCCAAAGGAGTGAAAGGAGAAATTCCTTCCAATGCGTCCGAATCCGTGCTCTGTCATATATCCGTCGCCAGATGGTGCTATGAGCACAAGAAGGAGAACGGAAGCAAGGAACGCAGTGAGCGATGCGGGCGCATCACCGCTGATGTAACGACAAAAGCCATTGAAATAATAAATGCCAAGATAGATGCCGGAGAGAGCTGGAAAGGCGCTTATCCCAAACAGGAGTCTGTCGCCTACTGTGGGGAATGCCATTCCAAGGGAAAGGACGCCGACATCCAGAAAGGCAATATGGACTGTACACCCTGTCATGGCGGCAGCGAGCATGTACAGAACAAGTTCAAGGATCATCCATGA